A region of Argentina anserina chromosome 5, drPotAnse1.1, whole genome shotgun sequence DNA encodes the following proteins:
- the LOC126793230 gene encoding APO protein 4, mitochondrial-like: MAARRKLGEISNFNFKIMSSFSRYYSSNRVDLKNLRPMILKRIQDRAKDYPVQSMIPVAEEVLNSRRLLNQGVSTLLKVIPVVACKFCPEAYIGDKGHLIQTCSGFKRRGKNRVHEWITGSAKDVLVPVEAFHLKHMFQDVIKHNQRFDYDRVPAVVELCWQAGANDENLYSGTWNPESDCVAVEGAESLSRNEISLVANGTLRAWERLRNGVKKILMVYPAKVCKDCSEVHIGPSGHKARLCGLFKYERWQGTHFWRKASVDDLVPPNIVWRKRRQDPHVLLDEGKGYYGHAPAVVELCSKAGAIVPLKYHCMMKMEGISAVANQGLPLPPFNLTEP, encoded by the exons ATGGCTGCGAGGAGAAAATTGGGGGAGATTTCCAATTTCAACTTTAAAATTATGTCGAGCTTTTCGAGGTATTACAGCTCAAACAGGGTGGACTTAAAGAACCTGAGGCCTATGATTCTGAAAAGAATCCAAGACCGAGCTAAGGACTATCCGGTGCAGAGCATGATACCAGTGGCAGAGGAGGTCCTCAATTCCCGGAGGCTTCTTAATCAGGGTGTCTCCACCCTCCTTAAAGTGATCCCAGTTGTGGCCTGCAA GTTCTGTCCCGAAGCATACATTGGTGATAAAGGTCACTTAATCCAGACTTGTAGTGGTTTCAAACGTCGTGGCAAAAATCGGGTTCATGAGTGGATAACTGGTAGTGCGAAAGATGTACTTGTTCCAGTCGAGGCATTTCATTTGAAGCACATGTTCCAGGATGTAATCAAACATAACCAAAGGTTTGATTATGACCGTGTTCCTGCAGTTGTTGAGCTGTGCTGGCAAGCAGGGGCAAATGATGAAAATTTGTACTCTGGTACTTGGAACCCAGAAAGTGATTGTGTTGCTGTTGAAGGAGCTGAGTCCTTGTCACGTAATGAAATCTCTCTGGTTGCCAATGGAACTTTGAGGGCCTGGGAAAGACTTAGAAATGGTGTCAAGAAAATACTGATGGTTTATCCAGCAAAAGTGTGTAAAGACTGTTCAGAAGTCCATATTGGGCCATCTGGGCATAAGGCGAGGCTTTGTGGACTTTTTAAGTATGAGCGTTGGCAAGGAACCCACTTTTGGAGAAAAGCATCTGTAGATGATCTTGTTCCTCCAAACATTGTATGGCGGAAGCGGCGTCAAGATCCTCATGTGCTCTTGGATGAAGGAAAAGGCTATTATGGGCATGCTCCAGCAGTGGTAGAACTATGCTCTAAGGCAGGTGCCATAGTGCCTTTAAAGTATCATTGTATGATGAAAATGGAGGGTATATCTGCTGTTGCAAATCAAGGTTTACCCCTTCCGCCGTTTAACCTTACAGAACCGTAG